The following DNA comes from Myxococcales bacterium.
TCCTCTGCCCGACCGCGAAGAGCCCGTGCGCTTCGTGGCCTTCGGCGACTCGGGCGATGGGGGCAACAGCCAAGCCGCGGTGCTGGCTCAGATGCACACGGTGCCCTTCGATTTCATGATTCACGTGGGCGACATCGCCTACGACACGGGCACAAGGGTCGAGTTCGAGAAGAACTTCTTCGACGTTTACGCCGACCTTTTGGCGCGGTTTCCCATGTTCCCTGCCAGTGGCAACCACGAGTACGAAACGGAAGCAGCGGCACCCTTCCGTGAGGTGTTCGCCCTGCCTGAAAACGGTGGCCCCGAGGGGCGCGAGCGTTGGTATTCCTTCGACTGGGGCCCCGTGCACTTCGTGGTGCTCGACACCGAGCTTCAGGGTCCCACGCAGGCAGCGTGGCTCGATGCGGACCTGGCGGCCGCGAAGCGCCCCTGGACCATCGTCTACGGTCACCGCCCCCCATTTTCTTCAGCGAAACGCGGGGGTGACGAGAAGTTCCGCACGCACTTCGTGCCCGTGCTCGAAAAACACCGTGTTCCCCTGGTGCTGAGTGGCCACGAGCATCACTACGAGCGCATCCAGACCAAAAACGGGGTGAACTATGTCGTGACGGGCGGAGGTGGGCGTCACCTGCGGGGCATTCAGCCCCGGGCCGATGCGGCCTATGCGGAGTCCGTTTTGCATTTCGTCTCGGCGTCCGTCACCCCCCATCGGCTCGAGCTGCATGCGATCGATGCTTCGGGTCGCGAGTTCGATGCGCTCGTGCTCTCGCGCGAGGCCACGGCGTCGATGTTGCAGGGTAGCCGACCATGCTCCTTTGGTTCGTCGAGACACTCTTTGGGGCAAAGATCAAACCCAACGAGCGACGGCTCGTCGCGCTTTTGGCGTTGAACCTCTTTTTGGTCCTCAGCGTCTACTACATCCTCAAGGTCGTCCGCGAACCCCTGATCCTGCTCGAGGGCGGGGTCGCGATGCGGAACGCGGCCCGGGGCGCGCAAGCGGGGCTGCTCCTCTTTCTCGTGCCGCTTTACGGTCGGCTGCTCAACCGGCGCCCGCCCCGCACGATCGTGACGCGGGTGCTGTTCGGGTTTCTGCTCTCGATGCTGGCCTTCCCGCTTCTGTCCTGGTGGGGCGTGCCGGTGGGCTTTGCCTTCTTCGTGTGGCTTGGCATCTTCAGCATCACGGTTTTGGCTCAGCTGTGGTCCTTGGCGAACGATCTGTTCAGCGAAGAGGCGGGCAAGCGGGTTTTTTCGATCGTGGCCGCAGGGGGAACGCTGGGCGGCCTGCTGGGAGCCCAGCTGGTGGCGTTTCTGACACGCTGGCTGGATCCCATGCAGCTCGTTGTGCTGGCCGCCCTGATCTTCAGCCTCTGCGTGCTGCTCACCCGGGCCATCTGCGCGCTCGCCGACACGCTCGCCCCGGACGCCCGCCTGGCGAACGCCGAGGCGTCTACTACGAGCGCCCACGGCGGGTTCACGTTGATCCTGCGTGATCCGTACCTCTTGCTGATCGCGGGCAGCGTGATCCTTCTCAACCTGGTCAACACCACGGGCGATCAGGTGCTCGCCATGATCGTACAGACACAGAGCGCGGCGCTCGGCAGCGAGGATCGCGAGCAGTTTCTGATGGAGTTTTATGCTTCGTTTCAAACCTGGGTGGGTCTGCTCACGGCGCTCATGCAGGTACTGACGGTGGCCCGCATCGTGCGGACGGCAGGGATGCGCACGGCGCTCCTGGCGGTGCCGGTGCTTGCCTTCGGGGGCTACGGCGCCCTCGCGCTCTTTCCCGCTTTGGGCCTCATCCGTGTGCTCAAGATCGTGGAGAACAGCGCCGGCTATTCTCTGCAAAACACGGTGCAGCAGATGCTGTTTTTGCCCACGTCGCGCGGCGCAAAGTACAAGGCCAAGTCTGCCACGGACACCTTCTTCGTGCGCCTGGGTGACCTCTGTTCCTGGGCCCTGGTCACGGTGGCCTTGGCTGCCGGGTGGGGCACCACCACCTTGGCGCTGGTGAACGTGGCGGTGGCAGCGCTCTGGGTGCTGGTGGCCGCGCTGCTGGGACGAGGCTATGCGGCCAACGCCGCTCGTCGGCGGGCGCCGGTGCCCCACGGTCCCTGGCTGGGTCTCGCCCCGGCGGTGTCGCCGAAGCGTTGAAGCCACCAAGGGCCCCGTTTACGAAGGCCGGGGCACCCCGAACCCTTTCAGGCTCGCGAGCGCCCCTCGCCGCCGGCTCTAGTGCTCGCCGTCCTTCTTTGCGAGCCGTGCGCCCTTTGGCTGATCGATGGCAGCCAGGAGTTCATTGAACCAGGGCTCGTCGATGTTGAAGGGCTTGCCCCCGCGAATGCGCTCGAACTCGATGGCGCGCAGGCGGCCACGGTCTTCGTCATGGCCAATCACGCCCGGCTCGCCCCGCAAGCCACACTCGACCGCGTGGTCGACCATGCTCTTGATGAGACGCAGATCGTCGACGTTGGCGGCCGCACTGCGGGCGAAGTAACCCGACTTCTGCACCAACGTCTTCTCGGCGCCGATGAGCTTCGCAAACTGCTGCGAAAACCACTTGCCCACGTTGACCGCATCGAGCTTGGGATGGCCAAAGGCATCCCGGGGAACGGACTCGCCTCGCGATTCGAGCTCGCGGATGATTTGATCCACGCAGGCGCCTTCGGAGACGAAGATGTTCACGCAGTCCTGCTGGTCCATCACCTTGCGAAGGCGCGCGGCCTCGCTGTCGAGATCGACGTTCATTTCGGGGATGAACACGGCGTCCACGTCGAGGTGCGAGCGGTCGAGGTTGAAGCCGATGGGGAAGGCGCGGCGCTGCAGGCGTTCGCGGTAGACCTTGGCGGTGTACGCGGTCAGCCACCCACAGTTGCGCCCCATCACCTCGTGAATGATGAGCGTGCGCGGGTTGGCAGATTGCTCGTTGACCAGATTCTCGAAGTAAACGGCGCCCTGTTCGGCGGCCGTCCACGCGCCGAGCGACTGCTTGATGGGAAAAACATCGTTGTCGATGGTCTTGGGCAGGCCCACCACCGTCAGAGCGTAGCCATTCTTCTTCAGGTACGCGGCCAGGTCGGCAGCGGTGGTGTTCGTGTCGTCGCCCCCCACGGTGTGCAGGATGGTCACGCCATCAGACTCGAGTTGACGCGCGGCAACCTCGAGGGCCGATTGCCCGGGCTTGATGAGCCCCCGCTTGACGCAGTCGTCGGTGTTCGTGAGCTTGACGCGGCTGTTGCCGATGGGGCTGCCCCCGTGGCTGTGCAGGATGTGGGCACCCTGGCGGGTGGATGCGTTGACCACGACGCTTTGGCCGAGCAAAAGGCCTTTGTAGCCGTTGAGGTAGGCCACGATCTCCACTTCGGGAGCCAGCTCGGTGTAGCGCTCGATCAAGCCGCCCACGGCGGACGAAAGACAGGGCGCCAGGCCGCCCGCCGTCAAAATGCCGACTTTCTGATTGGTGACGTTCACGGAATCCTCCAAAGCTGCGTGGACCGCCCGAGGAGGCTGCCCCTTGCGTGAAAAAACGCGCGCATTTTACCACCGCGCACTCACACCGCTCCAGATTTAGGGGCCTCGGCTTACGTTTTCTTCCGTGGAAGGCCCCGTCGTTTCCATGGGACGATGCGTTATCAACGTGCCGGCCGCTTCAGGGCCCGGAACCTCGGCTAGTGAACTTCACCCAGAACGTCCGCCTTGCGGGCGCCTCGCCCTCCCCTGGGTTCATCGACGCCCACCGTCGAGTCGCGCGCGGTTTGGGCCTCGAGCTCTGCGTTCAGCTCCGCACCAAGAAGGATCACGAAGGCCGAGATGA
Coding sequences within:
- a CDS encoding metallophosphoesterase, encoding MKESRPPFLLRALVISWALVSAGLAGCLADDKLASERQNFTSDAPATRANPMDPLARACGPELPPSPHLTRRPYLAAQDETTMKVLWTAPEGGGQVTLRLTRPGTDELETARAARDPSARPVYGSPLYGATVSNLAPDALYCYELHLDGTPIARAGFRTPPLPDREEPVRFVAFGDSGDGGNSQAAVLAQMHTVPFDFMIHVGDIAYDTGTRVEFEKNFFDVYADLLARFPMFPASGNHEYETEAAAPFREVFALPENGGPEGRERWYSFDWGPVHFVVLDTELQGPTQAAWLDADLAAAKRPWTIVYGHRPPFSSAKRGGDEKFRTHFVPVLEKHRVPLVLSGHEHHYERIQTKNGVNYVVTGGGGRHLRGIQPRADAAYAESVLHFVSASVTPHRLELHAIDASGREFDALVLSREATASMLQGSRPCSFGSSRHSLGQRSNPTSDGSSRFWR
- a CDS encoding pyrophosphate--fructose-6-phosphate 1-phosphotransferase codes for the protein MNVTNQKVGILTAGGLAPCLSSAVGGLIERYTELAPEVEIVAYLNGYKGLLLGQSVVVNASTRQGAHILHSHGGSPIGNSRVKLTNTDDCVKRGLIKPGQSALEVAARQLESDGVTILHTVGGDDTNTTAADLAAYLKKNGYALTVVGLPKTIDNDVFPIKQSLGAWTAAEQGAVYFENLVNEQSANPRTLIIHEVMGRNCGWLTAYTAKVYRERLQRRAFPIGFNLDRSHLDVDAVFIPEMNVDLDSEAARLRKVMDQQDCVNIFVSEGACVDQIIRELESRGESVPRDAFGHPKLDAVNVGKWFSQQFAKLIGAEKTLVQKSGYFARSAAANVDDLRLIKSMVDHAVECGLRGEPGVIGHDEDRGRLRAIEFERIRGGKPFNIDEPWFNELLAAIDQPKGARLAKKDGEH